In the genome of Bradyrhizobium sp. CIAT3101, one region contains:
- a CDS encoding DUF2865 domain-containing protein → MMRRSITRLAGGTAAFVTVACLGLVQAPSAHAEDFFSALFGGFRMRPPPEIRVPFPNDDMPRYDAPRQRAAYGGGTAYCVRGCDGRYFPAQGNDAESKAQSCKSFCPASETSLVYGSNIDDATTDSGKSYSDLPNAFRYRNEIVSGCTCNGKDPAGLASLKAEDDPTLRKGDIVAGSDGLVVANRNANDRRGIAMNFSPLPEKIRAKFRQVPVVAKE, encoded by the coding sequence ATGATGAGACGTTCGATCACCAGGCTCGCTGGCGGAACGGCTGCGTTCGTCACGGTCGCTTGCCTCGGCCTTGTGCAAGCGCCCTCGGCGCATGCGGAGGATTTCTTCTCTGCGCTGTTCGGTGGCTTCCGCATGCGGCCGCCGCCCGAGATCCGGGTGCCGTTCCCGAACGACGATATGCCGCGCTACGACGCGCCGCGCCAGCGCGCTGCCTATGGTGGTGGCACGGCCTATTGCGTGCGCGGCTGCGACGGGCGCTATTTCCCGGCGCAGGGCAACGACGCCGAGAGCAAGGCGCAATCCTGCAAGAGCTTCTGTCCGGCGTCGGAAACCTCGCTGGTCTATGGCAGCAATATCGACGACGCCACGACCGACAGCGGAAAATCCTATTCCGATCTGCCGAACGCCTTCCGCTATCGCAACGAGATCGTGTCCGGGTGTACCTGCAACGGCAAGGATCCGGCCGGCCTCGCTTCGCTCAAGGCCGAGGACGATCCGACCTTGCGCAAGGGCGATATCGTTGCGGGTAGCGACGGCCTCGTCGTCGCCAATCGCAACGCCAACGATCGCCGCGGTATCGCGATGAACTTCTCGCCCTTGCCGGAAAAGATCCGCGCGAAATTCCGCCAGGTGCCGGTGGTGGCGAAGGAGTAG
- a CDS encoding L,D-transpeptidase has translation MTKFSVVRRSFSPRVVTACAFATALLTVPFAAQAQTLGYVPMQPQAYPQDQTYSSQGYSSEAPRAADEDAALPDRLRRQIVSFDRNEPAGTIVIDTANTYLYYVLGNGRAMRYGVGVGREGFTWSGVQSISRKAEWPDWHPPAEMIARQPYLPRFVAGGPGNPLGARAMYLGTSEYRIHGTNDPTTIGKFVSSGCIRLTNEDVSDLFSRVNVGARVVVLPKNAPLMARGGDPLRKRPAATTLPSGRQALNISASSVD, from the coding sequence ATGACCAAGTTCTCCGTAGTCCGTCGCAGCTTCTCGCCGCGCGTCGTCACCGCTTGTGCCTTTGCGACAGCTTTGCTGACCGTGCCGTTCGCGGCTCAGGCCCAAACGCTCGGTTATGTGCCGATGCAGCCGCAGGCCTATCCGCAGGATCAGACCTATTCTTCGCAGGGTTACTCGAGCGAGGCGCCGCGGGCCGCTGACGAAGATGCGGCGCTGCCGGATCGCCTGCGCCGGCAGATCGTCAGCTTCGACCGCAACGAGCCGGCCGGCACCATCGTCATCGATACCGCCAACACCTATCTCTACTACGTGCTCGGTAACGGTCGTGCGATGCGCTACGGCGTCGGCGTCGGTCGCGAGGGATTCACCTGGTCGGGCGTGCAGAGCATCAGCCGCAAGGCGGAATGGCCGGATTGGCATCCGCCGGCAGAGATGATCGCGCGCCAGCCCTATCTGCCGCGCTTCGTCGCCGGCGGCCCCGGCAATCCGCTCGGCGCCCGCGCGATGTATCTCGGCACCAGCGAATACCGTATCCACGGCACCAACGATCCCACCACGATCGGCAAGTTCGTCTCTTCAGGCTGCATCCGCCTCACCAATGAGGACGTGAGCGACCTGTTCAGCCGCGTCAATGTCGGCGCCAGGGTCGTGGTGCTGCCGAAGAATGCGCCGCTGATGGCGCGCGGCGGCGATCCCCTGCGCAAGCGGCCGGCGGCGACGACGCTACCCTCGGGGCGTCAGGCGCTGAACATCTCTGCGTCGTCGGTCGATTGA
- a CDS encoding DUF883 family protein, giving the protein MSISDGEARMRDWTDKATAERLEKDVAAVKSDIAALTDQITDALNTFANATGKQARRGYKQARDNMDSTIDDFSERGSAMMDAAQDAYGSIEETLEDAITQRPLATVGVALGIGFLIGFAWRR; this is encoded by the coding sequence ATGTCAATATCCGATGGCGAAGCCAGAATGAGAGACTGGACCGACAAAGCCACCGCAGAACGCCTCGAGAAGGATGTAGCAGCCGTGAAAAGCGATATCGCCGCCCTCACCGACCAGATCACCGACGCCCTCAACACATTCGCCAACGCCACGGGCAAACAGGCCCGACGCGGTTACAAGCAGGCGCGCGACAACATGGATTCGACCATCGACGACTTCTCCGAGCGCGGCAGCGCAATGATGGACGCGGCGCAGGATGCCTACGGCTCGATCGAGGAAACGCTGGAAGACGCGATCACGCAGCGGCCGCTCGCGACCGTCGGTGTCGCGCTCGGCATCGGCTTCCTCATCGGCTTCGCCTGGCGCCGCTAG
- a CDS encoding AI-2E family transporter codes for MRVLPSERLISGNDEGTPLPDSHVELPPVIRRTEFVALALAGLLLIAIVAVLYVAKGFFLPVVMAIVAGTMLSPAATFLEKRHVPRAVGAVLIVIAVTALVAFVFALIAAPAMEWSSRLPELGAQLKDKMHVFDRPLALWRELQTMIGGSEGLPSLQLPKFDWVQPTLEFLSPTFAEFLLFFATLILFIASWRDLRRAMIMNFSDRDARLRTLRILNEIEVHLGNYLLTVTLINIGVGVAAGIVCAVTGMPNPAGLGALAAALNFIPIIGPVAMFVILAVVGVVAFPTLGGGLVAAIAFGGITFMEGHFVTPTIIGRRLALNALAVFIALAFWTWLWGPMGAFLSSPLLIVGLIMKEHLLPENSPQLPQA; via the coding sequence GTGCGCGTCCTTCCCAGTGAACGTCTGATTTCCGGCAACGACGAGGGTACTCCGCTCCCCGACAGCCATGTCGAGCTGCCGCCGGTGATTCGGCGTACCGAGTTCGTTGCCCTTGCGCTGGCGGGCCTGCTCCTGATCGCCATCGTCGCGGTGCTCTATGTCGCCAAGGGGTTCTTCCTGCCGGTCGTCATGGCCATCGTCGCCGGAACGATGCTGTCACCGGCCGCGACCTTCCTGGAGAAGCGGCACGTGCCGCGTGCCGTCGGCGCCGTGCTCATCGTGATCGCGGTGACCGCGCTGGTTGCCTTCGTCTTTGCGCTGATCGCCGCACCAGCCATGGAATGGAGCTCGCGTCTGCCGGAGTTGGGCGCGCAGCTCAAGGATAAGATGCACGTCTTCGACCGGCCTCTGGCGCTGTGGCGAGAGCTGCAGACCATGATCGGTGGCTCCGAGGGGCTGCCGAGCCTCCAGCTGCCCAAGTTCGACTGGGTGCAGCCGACGCTGGAATTCCTGTCACCGACTTTCGCCGAATTCCTGTTGTTCTTCGCCACCCTGATCCTGTTCATCGCCAGCTGGCGCGATCTGCGACGCGCCATGATCATGAATTTCAGCGACCGCGACGCGCGGCTGCGCACATTGCGGATTCTGAACGAGATCGAGGTCCATCTCGGCAACTACCTCCTGACCGTGACCCTCATCAATATCGGCGTGGGCGTCGCGGCCGGGATCGTCTGCGCAGTCACCGGAATGCCCAATCCGGCCGGGCTCGGGGCACTCGCGGCCGCCCTCAACTTCATCCCCATCATCGGTCCCGTCGCCATGTTCGTCATATTGGCCGTCGTCGGTGTCGTGGCCTTCCCGACCCTCGGCGGCGGCTTGGTCGCGGCGATCGCCTTCGGCGGCATTACCTTCATGGAAGGGCACTTCGTCACGCCGACCATCATCGGCCGCAGGCTGGCGCTGAACGCGCTCGCCGTGTTCATCGCTCTCGCCTTCTGGACCTGGCTGTGGGGACCGATGGGGGCGTTTTTGTCGTCGCCGCTCCTCATCGTGGGGCTGATCATGAAGGAGCATCTGTTGCCGGAGAATTCGCCGCAGCTTCCGCAGGCGTGA